One region of Gigantopelta aegis isolate Gae_Host chromosome 7, Gae_host_genome, whole genome shotgun sequence genomic DNA includes:
- the LOC121377804 gene encoding uncharacterized protein LOC121377804 produces the protein MGFLGPFTIRAKILMQDMWIQSLDWDDPLTSNLNEKVQQWFSELGQLVNIEVPRSLRLNQNKNIVSWTVHTFVDASEVAYGAVAYVRSTYSDGQVSCRLIAAKTRVSPLAAMSISRLELVAAVLGLRLSLTISRILDIPVSRVVLWTDSMNVLWWIRGLSRNFKPFVANRNAEIQSSTETRQWRHVPTAANHADMHSRGIPASKLVSETFWWEGPDFLGLNEENWPDKNFQVSIKTFDIEVKRPFRTLFVAHQNDLKWRLDPKQFSSWRTLTRVHAWVSRFIRNCQMSKNERLYGELQPDEIEDAEISQIILTQQSFSLKSIQFSKRGKYYL, from the coding sequence ATGGGGTTTCTGGGACCATTCACAATCAGAGCAAAGATACTTATGCAGGACATGTGGATACAGAGCTTAGATTGGGATGATCCATTGACCAGCAATTTGAATGAAAAGGTTCAACAGTGGTTTAGTGAACTTGGTCAATTAGTCAATATTGAGGTACCACGATCTCTTCGTCTTAATCAGAACAAAAACATAGTGTCGTGGACTGTGCACACATTTGTCGATGCTTCTGAAGTCGCATATGGTGCTGTAGCTTATGTCAGAAGTACATATAGTGATGGACAGGTCTCATGTCGATTGATAGCTGCAAAAACAAGAGTCTCTCCACTTGCTGCAATGAGTATATCTCGATTAGAATTGGTTGCAGCTGTTCTTGGACTGAGGTTGTCACTAACAATTAGCAGAATTCTAGATATTCCGGTTTCTCGAGTAGTGTTGTGGACAGACAGTATGAATGTGCTTTGGTGGATTCGTGGTCTAAGCAGAAACTTCAAACCCTTCGTAGCAAATCGAAATGCAGAAATTCAAAGTTCGACAGAAACTAGACAATGGCGTCATGTCCCAACAGCAGCTAATCATGCAGACATGCACTCTAGAGGAATACCTGCTTCAAAGCTCGTCAGTGAAACTTTCTGGTGGGAAGGTCCTGACTTTCTTGGACTGAATGAAGAAAACTGGCCAGACAAGAATTTTCAAGTTTCTATAAAGACTTTTGACATTGAGGTGAAAAGGCCTTTTAGGACTTTATTTGTTGCTCATCAAAACGATCTGAAATGGAGATTGGATCCAAAACAATTTTCAAGTTGGAGAACATTGACACGAGTTCACGCTTGGGTTAGTCGGTTTATCAGAAACTGCCAGATGTCAAAAAATGAAAGATTGTATGGCGAGTTGCAACCAGATGAAATAGAAGATGCAGAAATTAGTCAGATAATCTTGACACAACAGAGTTTTTCCCTGAAGAGTATTCAGTTCTCAAAAAGGGGAAAATattacctctga